The DNA sequence CGGCAATCTTAGGATTTTTTGCAACAAAGACTACCAGAAGGCCGCCGAAAAGGGCCGGCAAGATATTTTTAAAGGCCGGTGCCATGATGGGAGATTCCAATATTGGTTTTAACTGAGTCAATAAAAGCATTCCCAAAACCAAGATAAGGGTTGTAGTAATGGAAGAAACCGCGACGGCGATTGTGGTAACCACATCGCCTTCTTCGGTATTGGCTTCAACCTTTGCCGTCTCCAAGGCTAAGACTCCGCAGGGCACTTTTAGGTTTGTCAAGTTTCCTGTGATAAAGCCTACATAGGTTCCGCCCGCACCGAGCATGGGGGCAAAGGTAAAGGCTTCAATAATTCCTACCGGCCAAAAAACAACGGCAACACCGAAAAGCCCCCTTAAAAGAAGCCAAAAATTAGGCCAAGTATTATAGTAAATACAGGTAAAAAGAGGATAAGAAAGAAACATTATAATAGCTATTATCATCCATGTTCTTCCCCACCTATGTATGCTTTTTTCATATGAACCGAATTCGATTTGTGTATCTTGCATAAAATCCTCCTATAAGAAGTTCCATAAAAACTTAAATGATTTAAGCTATCAACATGGTAATCGGAATGGAAAAAGCCATTCCTCCCAAAAGGCTTATCGGCATAGCATAGCTTTCAAGCCACTTAGCCCTTGTCTTTTTTACGATTAAACCGCAGACAAGCATTAAAAAGGCCGAAAAGAACATTACAAAAACCGGAATCCAGCCCTTAAGACCTAGCCGAATTTCCGAAAATATCATTCCTAAAAAGGCGGAAATCATTCCCATAAAAAGAGCATCGATGAGGAGCTTACTCCATTTTTCATCCTTGGACTTCATCTTAATAAGATTTTTTTGCATCTTTGGCAGAAAAAGAGCAATCACGACAATCCCCGAAATTATTCCGAGGGCCATAACCCAAGAAATAGTCGTATAGGCCGTTGCATTTGCAATCGGCTGATCCAGAGGAATGTCTAAAACGGAAGCTGCCGTGCTCGCCGCCGTAAGTTCATAAGTTAAGGCTCCCAGTACCGAAAGGCGGAGCCAAGGCAGGGGAAGTCCTAAAAATTTGGAAAGGCTTATCATGCCTAGAATGATTGAAATGGCGGGTGCAACCGTAAAAACCGCTGCTCCAGAGATAATTTGCTTTATCTTTTTTTTGGGCATATTGAGCTCTTTTGCCCGCCGCAAAGCCTTTATCAAAAAGAAGACGGACTGAATTAAAACAAAGAGTATCACAACTCCTGCAAACCAAAAGAGCACAGAACTATTAACATCAAACATACATACCCCTAATATTACACATCCAGATTTGCATAGACGGCGTTTTCTTCGATGAACTTTCGGCGGGGTTCGACTTCTTCTCCCATTAGGGTGCTGAAAATTCTGTCGGCTTCAACGGCATCCGGAAGGGTAACCCTCATCATTTTCCGTCTTGCCGGGTCCATAGTTGTTTCCCAAAGCTGGGTTCCGTCCA is a window from the Treponema denticola genome containing:
- a CDS encoding DUF5058 family protein; protein product: MFDVNSSVLFWFAGVVILFVLIQSVFFLIKALRRAKELNMPKKKIKQIISGAAVFTVAPAISIILGMISLSKFLGLPLPWLRLSVLGALTYELTAASTAASVLDIPLDQPIANATAYTTISWVMALGIISGIVVIALFLPKMQKNLIKMKSKDEKWSKLLIDALFMGMISAFLGMIFSEIRLGLKGWIPVFVMFFSAFLMLVCGLIVKKTRAKWLESYAMPISLLGGMAFSIPITMLIA